The genomic window GATGCCGCCAGCCTGGCAGTCGGCGCCTTCCCGCGCGCCATCACGCTGCAACTGCTGCCGGTCTTCCTGCTGGGCGGCCTGCTGCAGCTGGTGACCGGGGTGCTGCACCATCTGCTGCCCACGCTGCGCGGCGGCGAGCCGGCGGTGGTGCACCGGACGCGGAAGGCGGCCGGGGCCGGCGGCATCGCGCGGTTGGTCTGCCTCAACGTGGGCGCCGCGCTGATCCTCGAGGGCAACCTCGGCGGGCCCGCTGGTACGGCCGGACTCATCCTGGTGGGGCTCGCGCTACTGGCTAATGTGGTGGTTATCGCCACCGTTGTCGCAATTGTTGGGAGAAAACATGACTAAACAATCCACGCCTACTGGTGGCACGACCACCCAACACTCGGCCGGGTGGGCCGCCTGGGCGCTCATCGGCATCGCGGTCGTCGCCGTGGTCATCCTGGCTGTGGTCACCACCACCTCGGCCGGCAAGGAGTCTACGTCGGGTGGCGAGCAGCCGGTGGCCGCGACCGGCGACGTTGTCGAGGTCGACGTGAGCGTCGAGGGCATGGCCTTCGTCCCCAGCAGCGTCGACGTGCCGGCCGGGTCGCAGCTCAAGGTCAACTTCACCAACACCGGCGACCAGGTCCACGACCTGAAGATCGGCGAGGCGGAGACCGGGCGCGTCAACCCCGGCGACTCGGTGGTGCTGGACGCCGGCGTGATTTCCGCGTCCGTCGAGGGCTATTGCACCATCGCCGGGCACCGCACGCAGGGCATGACCTTTGACGTCGTCGCGGGCGATGCGCCGGCGGGCGGCAGGGGGGCATCGTCAAGCGCGGCGGGCGGGGCGAACCCGCACGTGGACGTGCCGACGGCCGCGGAGCGCCAAAGCGACCTGGGGCCGGACTTTGCTGCCTTCGACCCGCACCTGGAGGCCGCCCCGTCCGGCCGCGTGCACGAATACACCTGGGTGATGACCGAGGAGATCCGCGAGGTCGCGCCGGGCGTGGAGCAGAAGCAGTGGCTGTTTAACGGGCAGGCGCCCGGGCCGACGCTGCGCGGCAAGGTCGGGGACACGTTCCGGATTACGCTGCGCAACGAGGGGCACATGGGCCACTCGGTGGACTTCCATGCCGGCGAGGTCAACCCCGACAAGGCGATGGCGACCATCGATCCCGGCGAGGAGCTGGTCTACGAATTCACCGCGAAGCGCTCCGGGATTTGGATGTACCACTGCGCGACGGCGCCGATGACGCTGCACATCGCCAACGGTATGACGGGCGCGGTCATCATCGACCCGCCGGAGGATTCCCCGGATTCCTTTTCGGACGTCGATGCCGAGTACGCCCTCGTGGCCAGCCAGCTCTTCCTGGGCGAGCGCGAGGTCGGCGCGGACGAGGAACGCGTCGCCGCCGGCAATTACGATCTTGCGGCGTTCAACTTCTATCCCAACCAGTACGAGCAGCGGCCCCTGCGCGTCAAAGTCGGCGAGACCATCCGCATCTGGGTGCTGAACGTGGGCCCGGACGAGTCGCTGAGCTTCCACGTGGTCGGCGAGGTCTTCGACACCGTCTTCAAGGAGGGGCAGTACCTCATCCGCGACGCCGAGGACACCGGCTCCCAGGCCGTCGACCTGGCCGCGGCCCAGGGCGGGTTCGTTGAGATGACGTTCGATGAGCCGGGGACGTACACGTTCGTCAACCATGCCCTGACCAACGCGGAGAAGGGACAGCGCGGGCAGATCGTGGTCACGGAGTAGGCGGGCACGCCGAGTAGGCGCTACGGACGTGGTCCGTGGCGCCTTTTAGCGTCTTTTGGCTGGGTGTGTTCCTGGTGGTGTCTCCTCGCAGCCTGGTCTCGCGGCTTTGTTCCTTCGGCTGACCCCCGTGTCAGCCGTCAGCCGTCAGCCGCTGCTCCAGGGCGGGTCCCACGTCACCCTGCCATCGCGGCGGTTTATCCTGCCGTGCCTGGGGTAGGCGGGGTCGTCGTCGTTCCATGAATTGTGGAACTCGCACAGTAGTGTCAGGTTCTCCTGGTTGGTCTCACCGCCGTCGGCCCAGGGGTGGATGTGGTGGACCTGGCACTCATCGGCTGGTTTCCTACAGTTCGGCCACGCACACGTGGTGGTCTCGGCTTTGGCCATGTCCTTCTGCTTCGGTGAGGCGTGGCGCTGGTAGCGGTATTGGTTGACTGGGCCGCGCCTAGGGTCCACCAGCGTGGCTAGGCCTGCGTCTAGGAGACACTGGCGGACGTATTCGGCCCCGGTCATGGTTGTTCCGTTGGTCAGCTGCAGGGTGATCTCATCCCCATCACCGGCAAGGATTCTCACCCAGTCAGGCAGGGAGATCACCACGTGGGTGGCCTTCGGCTGCTTCTCTAGGCCTCCACTGAACAAGGCCTCGACGTCGGGGGTGGTTTTAATTGAGGCCCAGAGGTCTTCCACCAACTCCGGATCACCGGTGACCGAAAAAGTACTCGGTCCATCCTTGCGACGGGTGACTCGTACGCCCTCGGCTGGTGGTGCCGGGCGGTTAAGCTCTAGGACCTTTTGGTTGGCTAGGCGTCTTAGCTGTGTGGTGGTGCCGGGGTGTTGCACAGTTCGATGAGCATGGCCCAAGCCTCGCCCTTATTACGCACCCGGCGGAAGGCACTATCCAGGACCAGCAACGTATCCAGGTGGTGTCCCTGGGCGGCGGCCGCTTTCCTCGCGGCGGCCTGCTTGCGGGTAAAGGACGTGTGCCCGAAGAAGGTTTGGCAGGCACGGTGGTGCGCGGTCGCGGCAACATCCGACATGACAGCCTTCAGGGCGGGCAGGCTCAGCTGGCGGCACAGGTCCAAATACTGGATCCCGTCCGCGAAGATGGAGTGTGCTGCTTTCAATGTGTCCATGGCTGTCGTTGCTGTCATGACCCACACGCTAGAAGCACGCGTCAACCCCTACAAGGCCCAGAAACCCGATCTGTGGATAACTCGGAGCACAGTAGCCATCCTGCGCAAACTATCCACAGGCCGAAAACGGCCGTTTTTGCGCCGCGACCAGCCCAGAGGACGAAAAATAGAGCAACGTGCCCAAGTAGGCATCGTTAGGCACAATTAGGCACAAAAAGGCCCCCGCACCAGGCGGGGGCTGTGGGAAACTACGGCCTAGGCGCCGTGGGACGGTGTTTCGCTCTTGTCCAACTGCGCGCGGTGGGAACGCACCGGCTCCCAAGCGACGTGGTGGCGCATATCCGTGGTGCGCTGGTCGCGGGACCGGTAGACCACGTATGGGCGCGTGACATAACCGACGGGCGCGGAGAAGGCGTGCACGAGGCGGGTAAACGGCCAGACAGCGATGATGGTAAAACCCGCCAAGACGTGGACCTTGAACTGCCACGGTACGTCGGCCATCAGCTCGGGCTGGATGTTAAAGATGAGCAGGTTGCGCAGCCAGGGTGCGATGGTCTCGCGGTAGTCGTAGCCGTGGGTACCACCCAGGTCGAAAAGCTGCAGCGTGAACGTGGCGATGGACCCGGACAGTAGCGCAAGCCCGAGCAGGACGTACATGACCTTGTCGGACGTGGAGGTCGACAGGAAGACGGAACGGTTGACCACGCGGCGGTAGACCAGCCCAGCAAACCCGAGCAGCACGGCGACCGCGGCCAGCGAACCGGGAATGGTGGCGATCCAGTGGTAGACGTGATCGCTGATGCCGACGGCGCGGGTCCAAGACTTGGGCATCGCTAGCCCCATGAGGTGGCCGATGATGACGAAGACCATGCCCCAGTGGAACAGCGGGGAGGACAGGCGCAGCAGCTTGGACTCGTAGATCTGGGTCGAATGGGTGGTCCACCCGAACTGGTCGGAGCGCCAACGCCAGAAGATGCCGACGACGAACGCGGCTATCGCGAGCCAGGGGAATGCTCCCCAGAGAAAGTTGTTGAAAGTATCCATGGAAAGTCCTTAGACCGTATTCGGCTGAGCGGTGGGGAAGGGCAGATCCGCGATCCCGACCATCTCAGCGGGTGGGCCGGTGCGAATGAGATCGACGTACTTTTGGGCGGTGTCTGGGTCGACCTTGGGCAAGGACTTGCACAGGGCCGTCACCAGGCTCAGGTAGGGCGAGTTGACGTGGCCGAGGGCCGCGCGCAGCACCTCGATGCCCTCCCGGTAGCTAGCCACCATCTCTACGGCGCTGTCGTGGTCCTCGCTAAGGGCGAGGGCTTCCAGGACGACGCAGAGGTGGTCGGGCAGCTCCTCGTCGCTAATGACGAAGCCGAGGGCCTCGAGCTGCTGGCGGAAGGACAGGATGGCCATGCCGCGCTGCCGGGTGTCGCCGACCGCGTAATAGGACAGGAAAAGCGAGCAGCGGCGCCGCTGGTCGAAGGTCTCGACGTAGTGCTCCTCCATCCCGCGCAGCCCGGCGGAGCGGGCCCAGGTGGCGAAGTCCACGAAATCGGTGGCGATGGCCAGCGGCAGCTGATCCAGCTGCTCCTCGACGGTCTCGAGCCGCTGCAGGAAACCCGGCTGCGGGTAGTTGAGCAGCACTGAGACCGCCATGGCGATAATGCGGCGCTGGTCCACCGAGACCTTCACCGGGGCGATGAACTCGTCGGGGAGCTTGCCGGTGTGGGTCCGGATGGCTCGCTCGACGTCCTTGGCTCCGCCGCCGCTACCGATGCCGGCTGGGGTGCCGAACCCGGCCACGGCATCGTCGGCCGGTGGCTGGCTGGGGGTGCGGCGCGCGAGTTTTTCAAAGATATTCATGGCTGGCCTCGCTTAATCCTTGGGCGGGAACATGGAATCGGGACGGTCCCCGGTCCAGGAAAGCAGGGAGACCTTGCCGCTGGGCGCGCTGCCGTGGGTGCAGGCCTCCGGCGCCCCCATGCCCAGGTCCTGGAACGTGTCGTTCAGGTTGCGGGCCGGGTCGACGCCGCCGAAGGGATCCAGCGCGCTGATGCCACGCGGGGTCTCGGGGGAGGCGGTGGGGATGACGTAGCGGTCGTCGTATTTGGCGATGGAGAGCAGGCGGTACATCTCCTGCATCGTGCGCCCGTCCATGCCGACCGCCTGCGCGATTTCCTCCTGCGGCTCGTTGCCCAGGTTGATGTCGCGCATATACGAGCGCATGGCCACCAGCCGGCGCAGGGCCTTTTCCACCGGGACCGGGTCACCGGCGGTGAACAGGCCGGCCAGGTAGTCCAGCGGGATGCGCATGCGCGACAGGGCGGTGAATAGGATCTTGTGGTCCTCGCCGTCGTTGCCGGAGGCGGTGACCTGGTCGACGATGGGCGAGAGCGGCGGGATGTACCAGACCATGGGCAGGGTGCGGTACTCCGGGTGCAGCGGCAGCGCGACCCCGTATTTGAAGATGAGGTCGTAGATGGGGGAGTTCTGCGCTGCATCGATCCAGGAGTGCGGGATGCCCTCCCGCTGGGCGGCCTTGACGACCTCGGGGTCGTGCGGGTCAAGCATGACCGACTTCTGGGCCTCCAGCAGGTCCTGCGGGTCCTCGGTGGCGGCGGCCTCGGCGACGCGGTCGGCGTCGTAGAGGATGACGCCCAGGTAGCGCAGGCGGCCCACGCAGGTCTCCGAGCACACCGTGGGCTGACCGACCTCGAGGCGCGGGTAGCACAGCGTGCACTTTTCGGCCTTGCCCGTCTTGTGGTTGAAGTAGACCTTCTTGTACGGGCAGCCGGAGACACACATGCGCCAGCCGCGGCAGGCGTCTTGGTCCACCAGCACGATGCCGTCCTCGGTGCGCTTGTACATCGCGCCGGACGGGCAGGAGGAAACACACGTCGGGTTCATGCAGTGCTCGCAGATGCGCGGCAGGTAGAACATGAACGTGTCTTCGATCTCCTTCTTCACGTCCAGGTTCATCTCGTGCAGGACCGGGTCGTTGTCCATGGTGGCGGTGGACCCGCCCAGGTTGTCGTCCCAGTTGGAGGACCACTCGACCTTCTCGATGGGGCGGCCATCGATCTGGGAGACCGGCTTGGCCGTCGGCTGGGTCTTCTGCCCGGCTTTGGCGCCCATCAGGTC from Corynebacterium confusum includes these protein-coding regions:
- the narI gene encoding respiratory nitrate reductase subunit gamma yields the protein MDTFNNFLWGAFPWLAIAAFVVGIFWRWRSDQFGWTTHSTQIYESKLLRLSSPLFHWGMVFVIIGHLMGLAMPKSWTRAVGISDHVYHWIATIPGSLAAVAVLLGFAGLVYRRVVNRSVFLSTSTSDKVMYVLLGLALLSGSIATFTLQLFDLGGTHGYDYRETIAPWLRNLLIFNIQPELMADVPWQFKVHVLAGFTIIAVWPFTRLVHAFSAPVGYVTRPYVVYRSRDQRTTDMRHHVAWEPVRSHRAQLDKSETPSHGA
- the narJ gene encoding nitrate reductase molybdenum cofactor assembly chaperone translates to MNIFEKLARRTPSQPPADDAVAGFGTPAGIGSGGGAKDVERAIRTHTGKLPDEFIAPVKVSVDQRRIIAMAVSVLLNYPQPGFLQRLETVEEQLDQLPLAIATDFVDFATWARSAGLRGMEEHYVETFDQRRRCSLFLSYYAVGDTRQRGMAILSFRQQLEALGFVISDEELPDHLCVVLEALALSEDHDSAVEMVASYREGIEVLRAALGHVNSPYLSLVTALCKSLPKVDPDTAQKYVDLIRTGPPAEMVGIADLPFPTAQPNTV
- the narH gene encoding nitrate reductase subunit beta, with product MKVMAQISMIMNLDKCIGCHTCSVTCKQAWTNREGTEYIWFNNVETKPGVGYPRGWEDQEKWKGGWERTSSGKLKPKAGGRLKKLATLFHNPNLPTIQDYYEPWSYQYEDLMGAKAGQKTQPTAKPVSQIDGRPIEKVEWSSNWDDNLGGSTATMDNDPVLHEMNLDVKKEIEDTFMFYLPRICEHCMNPTCVSSCPSGAMYKRTEDGIVLVDQDACRGWRMCVSGCPYKKVYFNHKTGKAEKCTLCYPRLEVGQPTVCSETCVGRLRYLGVILYDADRVAEAAATEDPQDLLEAQKSVMLDPHDPEVVKAAQREGIPHSWIDAAQNSPIYDLIFKYGVALPLHPEYRTLPMVWYIPPLSPIVDQVTASGNDGEDHKILFTALSRMRIPLDYLAGLFTAGDPVPVEKALRRLVAMRSYMRDINLGNEPQEEIAQAVGMDGRTMQEMYRLLSIAKYDDRYVIPTASPETPRGISALDPFGGVDPARNLNDTFQDLGMGAPEACTHGSAPSGKVSLLSWTGDRPDSMFPPKD
- a CDS encoding multicopper oxidase domain-containing protein, whose product is MTKQSTPTGGTTTQHSAGWAAWALIGIAVVAVVILAVVTTTSAGKESTSGGEQPVAATGDVVEVDVSVEGMAFVPSSVDVPAGSQLKVNFTNTGDQVHDLKIGEAETGRVNPGDSVVLDAGVISASVEGYCTIAGHRTQGMTFDVVAGDAPAGGRGASSSAAGGANPHVDVPTAAERQSDLGPDFAAFDPHLEAAPSGRVHEYTWVMTEEIREVAPGVEQKQWLFNGQAPGPTLRGKVGDTFRITLRNEGHMGHSVDFHAGEVNPDKAMATIDPGEELVYEFTAKRSGIWMYHCATAPMTLHIANGMTGAVIIDPPEDSPDSFSDVDAEYALVASQLFLGEREVGADEERVAAGNYDLAAFNFYPNQYEQRPLRVKVGETIRIWVLNVGPDESLSFHVVGEVFDTVFKEGQYLIRDAEDTGSQAVDLAAAQGGFVEMTFDEPGTYTFVNHALTNAEKGQRGQIVVTE
- a CDS encoding HNH endonuclease signature motif containing protein, with translation MQHPGTTTQLRRLANQKVLELNRPAPPAEGVRVTRRKDGPSTFSVTGDPELVEDLWASIKTTPDVEALFSGGLEKQPKATHVVISLPDWVRILAGDGDEITLQLTNGTTMTGAEYVRQCLLDAGLATLVDPRRGPVNQYRYQRHASPKQKDMAKAETTTCAWPNCRKPADECQVHHIHPWADGGETNQENLTLLCEFHNSWNDDDPAYPRHGRINRRDGRVTWDPPWSSG